The following proteins are co-located in the Synchiropus splendidus isolate RoL2022-P1 chromosome 14, RoL_Sspl_1.0, whole genome shotgun sequence genome:
- the LOC128771406 gene encoding MANSC domain-containing protein 4-like, with protein MTATWTLLAVLAALRGSESRCSSTSYYKSCWIRRFPGVFIDTEESVRRGAQLLKVYLEETALQCSRTCCLTRNFSCNLAIFHYDTSQHNCFHLHCPTLESCILSQRGNVVLYNVTKGVDPDLLVFGKYFTSNVRVLPHLFTRVNASEQLPPDKRQFLYPPQGGTFALTHAPTRRSWTTVRRSVSTVTPRSPSPPPGDLWIPPSSTVASEVQSSSATQTSPATPSPTTAPASTSAHLLTNHTVGGLSGVRPEAGSHGPGMTSGWDATTRTLLVTVILTMGVTLSCCCSFLLVVRWRGQRRRAGRYRTSRRGEPGSMRLIKYVLVRENP; from the exons ATGACCGCCACCTGGACGCTGCTGGCGGTTCTGGCTGCGCTGCGCGGTTCCGAGTCCAGGTGCTCGTCCACGTCCTACTACAAGAGCTGCTGGATCCGCAGATTCCCGGGCGTCTTCATCGACACGGAGGAGTCTGTGCGCAGAGGAGCGCAGCTGCTGAAGGTGTATCTGGAGGAGACGGCGCTGCAGTGCAGCCGCACCTGCTGCCTGACCCGCAACT TTTCCTGTAACCTGGCCATCTTCCACTACGACACCAGCCAGCACAACTGCTTCCACCTGCACTGTCCGACGCTGGAGAGCTGCATCCTCAGCCAGAGGGGCAACGTGGTGCTCTACAACGTCACCAAAG GTGTGGATCCGGACCTGCTGGTGTTCGGGAAGTACTTCACCTCCAACGTCCGAGTGCTGCCGCACCTCTTCACCCGGGTCAACGCCTCGGAGCAGCTGCCGCCTGACAAGCGTCAGTTCCTGTACCCGCCACAGGGAGGCACCTTTGCTCTGACCCATGCGCCCACCCGCAGGTCCTGGACCACCGTGAGGAGGTCAGTGAGCACCGTCACGCCACGGtcaccctctcctcctccaggagaCCTGTGGATCCCTCCGTCCTCCACTGTTGCTTCAGAAGTCCAGTCCTCCTCAGCGACCCAAACCTCTCCTGCGACGCCGTCTCCCACCACTGCTCCTGCGTCCACCTCTGCCCACCTGCTGACCAACCACACCGTGGGAGGTCTGAGTGGAGTCCGCCCGGAGGCCGGCAGCCACGGCCCGGGGATGACCTCGGGGTGGGATGCCACCACACGCACCCTGCTGGTCACTGTCATCCTCACCATGGGAGTCaccctgagctgctgctgctccttccTGCTAGTGGTCaggtggagggggcagaggaggagggCCGGCCGCTATCGGACCTCCCGCCGAGGCGAGCCAGGATCCATGCGTCTGATCAAGTATGTTCTGGTGCGCGAGAACCCGTGA
- the LOC128770961 gene encoding transcriptional enhancer factor TEF-3-like, whose amino-acid sequence MYGRNELIARYIKLRTGKTRTRKQVSSHIQVLARRKAREIQVKLKDQAAKDKALQSMATMSSAQIISPTAFQNKMALQGLSRPAYPPTGGFWHGTLPGQPGAHEDIKPFSQQSYAMQASGPTPITGYESTAGLAMSPGAPPWQGRCIAGSKLRMLEFSAFLEQPQDPETFNKHLFVHIGQSNPTYSDPYLESVDIRQIYDKFPEKKGGLKELFDKGPHHAFFLVKFWADLSVNLQDDSSFFYGVSSQYESSENMVITSSTKVCSFGKQVVEKVETEYARFENGRYVFRIHRSPLCEYMINFIHKLKHLPEKYMMNSVLENFTILQVVSNRDTLETLLCIAYVFEVSTSEHGAQHHIYRLVKD is encoded by the exons GACGGAATGAGTTGATCGCACGCTACATCAAACTTCGCACCGGGAAGACGCGGACCAGGAAGCAG GTGTCCAGCCACATCCAGGTTCTGGCTCGACGGAAAGCCAGAGAGATCCAGGTGAAGCTGAAG GACCAGGCGGCTAAAGACAAGGCGCTGCAGAGCATGGCCACCATGTCCTCGGCCCAGATCATCTCCCCCACCGCCTTCCAGAACAAGATGGCTCTCCAGGGCTTGTCTAGGCCGGCGTACCCCCCCACTGGCGGG TTTTGGCACGGGACTCTTCCAGGGCAGCCAGGAGCACACGAAGA CATTAAGCCCTTCTCCCAGCAGAGTTACGCCATGCAGGCGTCCGGCCCGACCCCCATAACAG GTTATGAGAGCACAGCAGGGCTGGCCATGTCCCCTGGCGCCCCCCCCTGGCAGGGGCGCTGCATCGCTGGCTCCAAACTCCGGATGTTGGAGTTCTCCGCCTTCCTGGAGCAACCTCAGGACCCAGAGACT TTCAACAAGCATTTGTTCGTGCACATTGGCCAGTCCAACCCCACGTACAGCGACCCCTATCTGGAGTCCGTGGACATCCGGCAGATCTACGACAAGTTCCCCGAGAAGAAGGGCGGGCTGAAGGAGCTCTTCGACAAAGGACCCCACCACGCCTTCTTCCTGGTCAAATTCTGG GCCGATCTGAGCGTGAACCTGCAGGACGACAGCAGCTTCTTCTACGGAGTGTCCAGCCAGTACGAGAGCTCCGAGAACATGGTCATCACGTCCTCCACCAAGGTCTGCTCCTTCGGCAAGCAGGTGGTGGAGAAAGTGGAG ACCGAGTACGCGCGCTTCGAGAACGGCCGCTACGTGTTCCGGATCCACCGCTCGCCGCTCTGCGAGTACATGATCAACTTCATCCACAAGCTCAAGCACCTGCCCGAGAAGTACATGATGAACAGTGTGCTGGAGAACTTCACCATCCTGCAG GTGGTGAGCAACAGAGACACGCTGGAGACACTGCTGTGCATCGCGTATGTCTTCGAGGTGTCGACCAGCGAACACGGGGCCCAGCATCACATCTACAGACTGGTCAAAGACTGA